A genomic stretch from Anopheles nili chromosome X, idAnoNiliSN_F5_01, whole genome shotgun sequence includes:
- the LOC128729279 gene encoding acyl-CoA-binding protein homolog, producing MSLQEFFDKAIEDIKKLKTTPSDKDLLELYGLFKQSTIGDCNTEKPGFLDFKGKSKWDAWNGRKGTSQDAAMQAYVDKVNHLIEQHGLQ from the exons ATGTCCCTTCAAGAG TTTTTTGATAAAGCCATAGAGGACATTAAAAAACTTAAGACTACGCCATCGGATAAAGATCTTCTTGAACTATATGGCTTGTTCAAACAATCGACGATCGGTGATTGTAATACGGAAAAGCCAGGATTCCTAGATTTTAAAGGCAAATCCAAGTGGGATGCTTGGAACGGGCGGAAGGGAACTTCACAGGACGCAGCCATGCAAGCTTACGTGGATAAGGTGAACCATTTGATCGAACAACACGGATTACAATAA
- the LOC128729278 gene encoding rabenosyn-5: METHKTMSDSENGFVSGDVSTATPGAFVDPAGNFNESGKIIEGFLCPVCKSDLRSPERLTLHVEHEHSDEQDLLRSLKEMFNFARQGITLKAKKKNSLMSTISEPSSNILEAAIYSSGAKIPTGLTQELVKQVIGYYCDHSMYFKAVRNPRLERYAAETNKLIIRLDKLLHDCPTDVDQKKRHEQSKVPWVNGKLVKLCPGCAKSFGITRRQHHCRLCGAVMCVNCSLYLSFKDAHRIIQPSSICLTSVMAEAYIDDKETSSMLQNNLNSFRICDHCMHLLMNRMEMQDSLYNQSQMAKVYERLYQERAAIEPNVPMYRQILDSLYEGDIMFRLSDATILREKIGRAAEQLDIISKTILGLPFATGSREEALKKAIRLACISYIKEQMLSIPALPLEEEIKKIQLRNKQETVRRLEQERMLALEAYERYELQLTVGADFSNTNAVPRTKAVNGRYGVAQWAMDNWSGTQVGATNTSNSDPLIDQINIVKGYIKQAREAMRFEEIVTLERNLTELTQEFYCQQQLIDKNQHVNNK; encoded by the coding sequence ATGGAAACGCATAAAACGATGTCCGATTCGGAAAATGGATTTGTAAGCGGTGACGTGTCTACGGCAACGCCTGGAGCTTTCGTCGATCCTGCAGGAAATTTCAACGAAAGTGGTAAAATCATTGAGGGTTTTTTATGCCCTGTCTGCAAAAGTGATTTGCGATCACCAGAACGATTGACGTTACATGTCGAACATGAACATTCTGATGAACAAGATCTTTTACGGTCCTTGAAAGAAATGTTCAACTTTGCTCGACAAGGTATAACACTGaaagctaagaaaaaaaattcacttATGTCCACCATTAGTGAACCATCGTCAAATATATTAGAGGCAGCAATTTATAGCAGCGGAGCAAAAATACCCACTGGCTTGACACAAGAACTTGTGAAGCAAGTCATCGGTTATTATTGCGACCATTCTATGTACTTTAAAGCTGTGCGAAATCCTCGTCTAGAGAGATACGCGGCCGAGACAAATAAACTGATAATCCGATTAGACAAACTTCTTCATGACTGTCCTACTGATGTTGATCAAAAGAAGCGACATGAGCAAAGCAAAGTGCCATGGGTAAACGGAAAGCTGGTAAAATTATGCCCAGGTTGCGCTAAAAGCTTTGGCATTACTCGTCGTCAGCATCATTGTCGTTTATGCGGTGCGGTTATGTGTGTGAACTGCTCACTTTATTTGAGTTTTAAAGATGCACATAGAATTATTCAACCAAGTTCTATTTGCTTAACGAGCGTCATGGCAGAAGCTTATATAGATGATAAGGAAACTAGTTCTATGTTACAAAACAATTTGAATAGTTTTCGTATTTGTGACCACTGTATGCATTTGTTGATGAACCGGATGGAGATGCAAGATTCGCTATACAATCAATCTCAGATGGCAAAGGTATACGAACGGTTATATCAAGAACGAGCGGCTATAGAGCCAAATGTACCCATGTATAGACAGATATTAGATAGCTTGTATGAGGGAGATATAATGTTTCGTCTATCAGATGCTACGATTCTACGTGAGAAAATTGGGCGAGCAGCAGAGCAACTTGACATAATCAGCAAGACTATTCTTGGGCTACCTTTCGCTACTGGTAGTCGAGAAGAGGCATTAAAGAAAGCTATCCGACTCGCCTGCATCTCATATATTAAAGAACAAATGCTTTCGATACCGGCTTTGCCATTAGAGGAGGAAATTAAGAAGATTCAGTTACGCAACAAACAAGAAACAGTCCGACGACTCGAGCAGGAACGAATGTTAGCCTTAGAAGCTTACGAGCGATATGAGCTACAATTGACCGTAGGGGCCGATTTTTCCAACACGAACGCGGTTCCGAGGACAAAAGCTGTGAATGGACGGTACGGTGTGGCTCAGTGGGCGATGGATAATTGGAGTGGAACTCAAGTCGGAGCGACTAACACTAGCAATTCGGATCCCCTCATCGATCAGATTAATATAGTAAAGGGATACATCAAGCAAGCACGAGAAGCTATGCGATTCGAGGAAATTGTCACTCTTGAGCGTAATTTAACTGAGCTTACTCAGGAGTTTTATTGTCAGCAACAgttaattgataaaaatcaacatgtgaacaataaataa